Proteins encoded in a region of the Bicyclus anynana chromosome 9, ilBicAnyn1.1, whole genome shotgun sequence genome:
- the LOC112044446 gene encoding polycomb protein Sfmbt isoform X1: MAFCNTGNEASSKQIIPDISDETNIIDDLSIIPLEKDSFAICEYCGRVGRRSQFYPRNNKLCSLRCNSSRSNAKRRYCDWRFKLMEGAEHMEGLIPLEPLPQLQHWQATFNELQAGPIKQTAQVANSYEWKDELFGCDFLAAPVSLFKHAPLHEMWDNTFEGMKVEVKNTDCENYSQKLSDYFWVATVLKVKGYMGLLRYEGFGSDDSKDFWVNLCCSEVHPVGWCATRGKPLIPPRSIEDKYTDWKKFLVKQLTGARTLPANFYSKLHDSLASRFSIGSVMEVVDKNRISQVKVASVCEIIGKRLHVKYYDSSPEDNGFWCHEDSPLIHPVGWAFRVGHPLDAPHSYCQRVAAGRLLANDTTADMFYKYPTNEPPLFAEGMKLEAIDPLNLSAVCAATVMQILNEGYMMIRIDCYPADASGADWFCYHQRSPCIFPVGFGLANNITLVPPAGFTADQFGWEDYLASTGSRAASRSLFIARGHVVSHGFVAGMRLECADLMDPRLVCVATVARVVADLLKVHFDGWGSEYDQWLWAHSTDVYPVGWCRAVGHRLEGPLQPPVRVARRPPVRPNRRKRRQATKVTTQPPNTTEESSQNSDMGDTKSLSPPTSVSEVSADAEPRSEEQPPSVKMEVDTEPKTSPEPEPPEERLTDVSQDVVSTPTDVSQDSSQNINPSSPELPVKSEDDKVIPRLVNTSVPLDVLNTVDPENWTTSDVAKFLTVNDCQPYCINFSHITGHMMLQLSKDEIIELLEMKVGPSLKIFDLIQQLKCKIKQPQCRMLASFK, from the exons ATGGCTTTTTGCAATACCGGTAATGAGGCATCATCAAAACAAATTATACCCGATATATCTGATGAAACAAATATCATTGACGATCTATCTataattccattagaaaaagaTAGTTTTG CAATATGTGAATACTGCGGCAGAGTCGGTAGACGCAGTCAGTTCTATCCACGCAATAATAAGTTATGTTCCCTGCGATGCAACAGTAGTAGAAGTAACGCAAAACGACGCTATTGCGACTGGAGGTTCAAGCTGATGGAGGGTGCCGAACACATGGAAGGGCTCATCCCATTAGAGCCGTTGCCTCAATTGCAGCACTGGCAGGCTACTTTTAATGAATTGCAG GCGGGACCTATAAAGCAAACTGCTCAAGTAGCAAACAGTTATGAATGGAAGGATGAGCTTTTCGGCTGCGACTTTCTCGCAGCACCGGTCAGCTTGTTCAAGCATGCTCCATTACATGAAATGTGGGATAATACTTTCGAAGGCATGAAAGTTGAAGTGAAAAACACAGACTGTGAGAATTATTCACAAAAATTGAGCGATTACTTCTGGGTGGCTACTGTTTTAAAA GTAAAAGGTTACATGGGTCTATTACGGTATGAGGGCTTTGGGAGCGACGACTCCAAGGATTTTTGGGTGAACCTCTGTTGTTCTGAAGTGCACCCAGTTGGCTGGTGCGCAACCCGCGGCAAACCGCTCATACCACCCAGAAGTATAGAAGACAAATATACAGATTGGAAAAA ATTCCTTGTGAAACAACTAACTGGTGCACGAACATTGCCTGCAAATTTCTATTCAAAGTTACACGACAGTCTAGCTTCAAGGTTTTCTATTGGTTCTGTTATGGAAGTCGTTGATAAAAATAGGATATCACAAGTTAAG GTAGCGAGTGTATGTGAGATAATAGGCAAACGATTACACGTGAAATACTATGATAGCTCACCGGAAGACAATGGCTTCTGGTGTCATGAGGATTCACCCCTCATTCACCCTGTGGGCTGGGCGTTCAGGGTGGGTCATCCCCTAGATGCACCCCATAGCTACTGCCAAAGAGTCGCAGCTGGGAGACTATTGGCGAATGATACCACAGCAGATATGTTTTACAAGTACCCTACAAATGAACCCCCATTGTTTGCAGAGGGGATGAAATTGGAGGCGATAGACCCCTTGAATTTGTCAGCTGTGTGTGCTGCAACTGTGATGCAA ATATTGAACGAAGGGTATATGATGATCAGGATAGATTGCTACCCGGCAGACGCTTCTGGTGCTGATTGGTTTTGTTACCACCAACGGTCGCCGTGCATATTTCCTGTGGGATTTGGACTAGCGAACAATATTACGCTAGTTCCGCCTGCtgg GTTCACTGCAGACCAGTTCGGTTGGGAGGACTATTTGGCAAGCACGGGTAGTCGCGCGGCTAGCAGGTCGTTGTTCATCGCGCGCGGCCACGTGGTCTCGCACGGCTTCGTGGCGGGCATGCGACTCGAGTGCGCCGACCTGATGGACCCCAGGCTCGTGTGCGTCGCGACTGTCGCGAGAGTTGTCGCAGACCTGCTCAAG GTGCATTTCGACGGCTGGGGCTCCGAGTACGACCAGTGGCTGTGGGCGCACAGCACGGACGTGTACCCGGTGGGCTGGTGCCGCGCCGTGGGCCACCGGCTGGAGGGCCCGCTGCAGCCGCCGGTGCGAgtcgcgcgccgcccgcccgtCAGGCCCAACCGGCGCAAGCGGAGACAGG CTACCAAAGTGACCACACAACCACCAAACACAACAGAGGAGAGTTCCCAAAACTCTGACATGGGTGACACGAAGAGCCTCTCCCCTCCCACCAGCGTGTCGGAAGTGTCTGCGGACGCCGAGCCTCGCTCGGAGGAGCAGCCTCCCAGCGTGAAGATGGAAGTGGACACGGAGCCCAAGACCAGCCCTGAGCCGGAGCCTCCTGAGGAACGACTGACTGATGTCAGCCAGGATGTTGTG AGCACACCAACAGACGTATCTCAGGATTCGAGTCAAAACATTAACCCATCGTCCCCCGAATTACCCGTAAAGAGTGAGGACGACAAAGTGATACCCAGACTAGTCAACACGAGTGTTCCCCTAGATGTCCTAAACACAGTGGATCCGGAGAACTGGACAACTTCAGACGTTGCCAAGTTCCTCACAGTCAACGATTGTCAGCCATATTGCATCAACTTCAGTCACATAACAGGACACATGATGCTTCAACTGTCTAAAGATGAAATAATTGAACTTTTAGAAATGAAAGTGGGACCTTCTTTGAAGATATTCGATCTAATACAACAGTTAAAGTGTAAAATCAAACAGCCCCAGTGCAGAATGCTTGCCAGCTTCAAATAG
- the LOC112044446 gene encoding polycomb protein Sfmbt isoform X2, with product MEGAEHMEGLIPLEPLPQLQHWQATFNELQAGPIKQTAQVANSYEWKDELFGCDFLAAPVSLFKHAPLHEMWDNTFEGMKVEVKNTDCENYSQKLSDYFWVATVLKVKGYMGLLRYEGFGSDDSKDFWVNLCCSEVHPVGWCATRGKPLIPPRSIEDKYTDWKKFLVKQLTGARTLPANFYSKLHDSLASRFSIGSVMEVVDKNRISQVKVASVCEIIGKRLHVKYYDSSPEDNGFWCHEDSPLIHPVGWAFRVGHPLDAPHSYCQRVAAGRLLANDTTADMFYKYPTNEPPLFAEGMKLEAIDPLNLSAVCAATVMQILNEGYMMIRIDCYPADASGADWFCYHQRSPCIFPVGFGLANNITLVPPAGFTADQFGWEDYLASTGSRAASRSLFIARGHVVSHGFVAGMRLECADLMDPRLVCVATVARVVADLLKVHFDGWGSEYDQWLWAHSTDVYPVGWCRAVGHRLEGPLQPPVRVARRPPVRPNRRKRRQATKVTTQPPNTTEESSQNSDMGDTKSLSPPTSVSEVSADAEPRSEEQPPSVKMEVDTEPKTSPEPEPPEERLTDVSQDVVSTPTDVSQDSSQNINPSSPELPVKSEDDKVIPRLVNTSVPLDVLNTVDPENWTTSDVAKFLTVNDCQPYCINFSHITGHMMLQLSKDEIIELLEMKVGPSLKIFDLIQQLKCKIKQPQCRMLASFK from the exons ATGGAGGGTGCCGAACACATGGAAGGGCTCATCCCATTAGAGCCGTTGCCTCAATTGCAGCACTGGCAGGCTACTTTTAATGAATTGCAG GCGGGACCTATAAAGCAAACTGCTCAAGTAGCAAACAGTTATGAATGGAAGGATGAGCTTTTCGGCTGCGACTTTCTCGCAGCACCGGTCAGCTTGTTCAAGCATGCTCCATTACATGAAATGTGGGATAATACTTTCGAAGGCATGAAAGTTGAAGTGAAAAACACAGACTGTGAGAATTATTCACAAAAATTGAGCGATTACTTCTGGGTGGCTACTGTTTTAAAA GTAAAAGGTTACATGGGTCTATTACGGTATGAGGGCTTTGGGAGCGACGACTCCAAGGATTTTTGGGTGAACCTCTGTTGTTCTGAAGTGCACCCAGTTGGCTGGTGCGCAACCCGCGGCAAACCGCTCATACCACCCAGAAGTATAGAAGACAAATATACAGATTGGAAAAA ATTCCTTGTGAAACAACTAACTGGTGCACGAACATTGCCTGCAAATTTCTATTCAAAGTTACACGACAGTCTAGCTTCAAGGTTTTCTATTGGTTCTGTTATGGAAGTCGTTGATAAAAATAGGATATCACAAGTTAAG GTAGCGAGTGTATGTGAGATAATAGGCAAACGATTACACGTGAAATACTATGATAGCTCACCGGAAGACAATGGCTTCTGGTGTCATGAGGATTCACCCCTCATTCACCCTGTGGGCTGGGCGTTCAGGGTGGGTCATCCCCTAGATGCACCCCATAGCTACTGCCAAAGAGTCGCAGCTGGGAGACTATTGGCGAATGATACCACAGCAGATATGTTTTACAAGTACCCTACAAATGAACCCCCATTGTTTGCAGAGGGGATGAAATTGGAGGCGATAGACCCCTTGAATTTGTCAGCTGTGTGTGCTGCAACTGTGATGCAA ATATTGAACGAAGGGTATATGATGATCAGGATAGATTGCTACCCGGCAGACGCTTCTGGTGCTGATTGGTTTTGTTACCACCAACGGTCGCCGTGCATATTTCCTGTGGGATTTGGACTAGCGAACAATATTACGCTAGTTCCGCCTGCtgg GTTCACTGCAGACCAGTTCGGTTGGGAGGACTATTTGGCAAGCACGGGTAGTCGCGCGGCTAGCAGGTCGTTGTTCATCGCGCGCGGCCACGTGGTCTCGCACGGCTTCGTGGCGGGCATGCGACTCGAGTGCGCCGACCTGATGGACCCCAGGCTCGTGTGCGTCGCGACTGTCGCGAGAGTTGTCGCAGACCTGCTCAAG GTGCATTTCGACGGCTGGGGCTCCGAGTACGACCAGTGGCTGTGGGCGCACAGCACGGACGTGTACCCGGTGGGCTGGTGCCGCGCCGTGGGCCACCGGCTGGAGGGCCCGCTGCAGCCGCCGGTGCGAgtcgcgcgccgcccgcccgtCAGGCCCAACCGGCGCAAGCGGAGACAGG CTACCAAAGTGACCACACAACCACCAAACACAACAGAGGAGAGTTCCCAAAACTCTGACATGGGTGACACGAAGAGCCTCTCCCCTCCCACCAGCGTGTCGGAAGTGTCTGCGGACGCCGAGCCTCGCTCGGAGGAGCAGCCTCCCAGCGTGAAGATGGAAGTGGACACGGAGCCCAAGACCAGCCCTGAGCCGGAGCCTCCTGAGGAACGACTGACTGATGTCAGCCAGGATGTTGTG AGCACACCAACAGACGTATCTCAGGATTCGAGTCAAAACATTAACCCATCGTCCCCCGAATTACCCGTAAAGAGTGAGGACGACAAAGTGATACCCAGACTAGTCAACACGAGTGTTCCCCTAGATGTCCTAAACACAGTGGATCCGGAGAACTGGACAACTTCAGACGTTGCCAAGTTCCTCACAGTCAACGATTGTCAGCCATATTGCATCAACTTCAGTCACATAACAGGACACATGATGCTTCAACTGTCTAAAGATGAAATAATTGAACTTTTAGAAATGAAAGTGGGACCTTCTTTGAAGATATTCGATCTAATACAACAGTTAAAGTGTAAAATCAAACAGCCCCAGTGCAGAATGCTTGCCAGCTTCAAATAG